DNA from Spartinivicinus marinus:
AAAGAAAGGAATTATGGTTTAGTGAAAATAACCAAGTCTGTATGTGATACGCTCATATTCAGAAATATAACCAGCTCTTTCCAAAGCAAAAAACTGGTTAACTTTTGTATAAAAGTTAACCAGTTTGCATCTTGTAAATCAATTACTTAGGGTTTTGCTACACTCTAGGAATGAAGGAGAAGAGCAGTAATTAACTGGCTTTGAGCTATCATGAGCATGTCACGGTTAAGAATAAGGATAAACTCCTGCCTCTGTAGTTCATAACAAATTTTTTTATGCATCTATTGTGTTGCATTTATTAGTAAAATAATCCACCATACAACAGGTGTAAACTTTGGAAGTAATGGTAAATGTCAGACTTAAAAACGGACTCACTAACAAGCGCACTACAAGTTTTTCGAGATATTGACCCAAGCCTAACAATTGACCAGTTAATTGTACTATTAACTCTTGGCAAAGAAGGCCCTCTAAGATCAGCCGATATAAAACAAAAGCTCAATCTGTCTCATCATAACTTTGCTGATGTAATTGAGCCTCTTTTTAATGGCCACACAATACGAAAGCAGTCAAATGCCAGCTTTATTGAATCTGGGACTTATGCTGATGATCATCGTCAACGTGTAGTTTATGTTAATGATGATGGAATGAAAGTTTTGAAAACCGCCTTAAGCCATTTGAGCTAGGACTTTTTATGTAGATAAAAGCCAGCAAAATAGCTGGCTTTTTTGTTAGCGAAGGTAAATAAAACTAGCCATTCGACAGTTTGTTTCACCCGCTGTTAACGTCTCAATATTTACCCGTTCATTGCCCGTCGTATATGCTGTCAATGCTGTACTGTAGGCTCTGTTGAACTTAGATTGACTTGAAATACTTTCAGGAAAAACGATCACGCCAGTAGCACATGGACCAGTGCCGCCGCTTGTAGTCACAAAAAAACTTTCTGTACCGTCAGGCGTGTTGCCAATGCCAGTTATTTTAGCATTAGTAACTAGCGGATCTGCTATGGCAATATTAACTGATAGCATTATAAAAAAGAGTTGAAATATTTTCATCGTATACTTCTCTTCAGTTTGATGATAGGTCGTTTACTTGTCAGCCAAATAGCTATATAAAAAAGTCTCAGCTTCCCTTGAATAATTGCAGCTACCATCCCCAGCTATACTGATTCTTTTATCTGCTGCATGCGCCATTAATAACAGTGATAAGGCACTTTTTCCACTGTCAGTAGTAGTATCTACTACAAAATGCCAAGACCCAGTTGAACATGGGACGATGTCATTTAAGTTTCCTTCTACCAAGATAAAGGCGCATGCGTTTTTGATGCAAAGATTATCATAATGGGGACCAATCCCTATAGATTTAATCTTACAGTTTGTACACACGCCAGCAGAAACAAAATTTGTCAATACTAATAAAAATAATAGTGTAAACAGTTTTCTCATAGTTTTCTCTACAGTATTTATAGTTTGATTTTTTTTAGGTATATTTTAACTCATGTATCTACAATCAACTCCATTCGTTTAAGAGCTGGATAACCATCAACATAATATTAAGTTAATAGTAAAAAGGCCTTTCTTAGAAAGGCCCGCCACCACTACTCCAGACTCCCTTTTTAATAAAGCCAGTGTTAGTAATCTCTATAGGATAACTACCATTTTCTAAAAATAGGTTGTTATTACCGGCATTGATGGCTGCAGAAAAGTTTGCAGGACCATTGCAAATCCCCCATGAGTCTGCACAAAAACATGAATATTTAAACTCAACAGAGTGGGTGCCTTCAGATAAATAGGTATTCCAGCTGCTTCTATCTTCCAGTAGCTTCCCATCAATTGCTAATCTTGCATGACAAGACCAACTACCCATAGAGTTAAAACGATAACCACCTGTCACATTGAAACGTCCAAATGCAGAGCCCTTACCAGGGCAGCCAATGCCTAATTGCCATTGGGTTGTAGTAATGTTTTGATTACCTTTTACCTCTACTTCCACTTGCTCATTACTGAACTCCGAAGGATTATAATAAAACGTTTTTTGGTGAAGCCCTGAAACTAACCCGTTGGTTTGGAAAATAGTTTCACCTGTGAGTTTCCTTATGGTAAGCGAGTCAGGTACTTTATAAGCTTCAAATGAAATAGTAACTTCGCCTGCTTCGCCACCTAATGAGTGAATACCAGAATAACCTTCTGTCCCTCCCTTTGCTTTTACTGGAGTGCCACAAGGAGTTGCAGGTTTGTCAATCTCAAACCTGACTGCACCTGGTAAATTGGGTTCTCCACCAGCTTGGCCTTTAAACACAACTAGAAAGTCGCCTGATTTAACTTGTGATGGTAAGACTAGTTGACTGGATTTACCTTTTGCTGGAATCTTGAGATTCCACTTTTGATTAGTAAAGGTACGATGTCCATTGTCTGTCTTATAAAGATAAAAATCACCGTGAATAGGTACGCTTGACTGATTTTGTATAGTGATTTTTCTGTCTTTTCTCTGTACAGCAAGGTTGACCTTAAAAAAGTGATTGATCATTCCCTTGGTATAGCCCACAGCAGCGGGTAGCAGGATTTTATAGCGATCTTCAAATATGTTGTGATCAACTATACCAATTGGATTTTTTCCCTTTACTTTTAGGGTTTCATTGAGTAGTGAAAACCCTGTTATTTTGGTTTTGTGTTGCGTCCTAGTATATTTGTCTCTAAATGAGTTGCTGACATATAAAATACGGCCTGCATCGTTATCATTGTATAGATTTAGACTTAGGTTTTCATTGCCAGGTAATGGGAATTTGGTAGGTATAAGGTCGTCAATTCCTATTGAGTTACTAGGGTTATTGTTGATAATTTTATAGCTAGTATTCTGTGTAACAAAATTAAACGAGGATAGCTCTGCTATTCCGTTATAATCGCTGTTTAACCAAAAATCTCTAGCTCTTGAAAACTCTACGGCAGGATAGCCTTGAATGCTGATCCTTGTAGTAGGTTTTTTATGTTTAATTTTCACGGCGCGACCAAAAATATCCTCTCCTTCTCTCTCACATAAATAGCTCGCTCCAATAGGTTTAGATTGATCAAATTTACCACATTCAAATTGGTCATCTGTATACGCCTCATACAAACTGGGGTGATATTTATTTATGACAGCACATTTGTATTCATTACAATGGTCATCCAGCCTAGCATGTTGTGGCTGGGCCATATCCTGCAGATGGTGTACAACATGACCTAACGCTTGTAATGCATGGCCCATCGCTTGATCACGTTCCCCCTTGCTTTGACTAGTTAGCGCTCTAAAATAAGCGTCTTTGGCATCTCTAAATGAAAACCGTTGAACGTGATGGCGTGGATGATCTACAGTAAATCGATCTTCTAAAATCCAGTCTGGAGATGATATCGATTTGCGTATTGGCTGAGGCATTCCACGCCCACGATTGCCATGGTCATCAACATATTGGGGATCAAAAAAATGGTATAGTGATCTGTGGTTTGAGTATACTCCTATATCAATTTTGGTGTCCTCAATATGTGCACCTTCACCTAATAACTCAAAAGCAGCCATATGCTTTTGAGTATCTTCAGCTAAATAAGGAATATTAGGAAAGTAAGGTACTCCAATATCACTATCAATATTATCAAACCCCTTGCTAAGCCAAAAATTTTTTTTCATTAAAGCTGTGTTTTTTGCTGCATAGTTTGACAAATACCTATGAACATTTTGGGTATAAGCAGTACTATGTGTTGACAGAGTAGCTGATATGGTAGCAATTGTGCCAAAGATTAAATTTAATTTAAAAAACTTCATAATATCCTACTTAGAACCAACAATTTTTTTCATTTATTTTTCTAATAGGGTCAAAATTTCTATACTTATTTTCTCTTCTATTAGTAAATCGGTTTTCAACCTTGTTTAACTCTTTCTCAAACTTATAAGCTTTATCACCAGTACAGAGCCATGGGAATCTTAAATACCTTAAATGAGGTTCGAATTTTTCATTAATGCTAAAAAGATACTCTCTATTGGATAATGTGAACTTTTCTATAAAGTGCTCTTTTCTTGAACAGCACTGAATGCGCCAAGGAGCTGGATTTATGCCATATCTATCAGCACTAGCCCGGTTATTAAAAACATAAGGGCTGTAGTTTTCTTTAAACATTAAAACTACAGGATTACGATTATTAGCGCGTTTGCTTAATAGATTAACAGGCTCAAATGACCAGCCAGGTATATTAAAACGCCCTTCTTTATCTGTAACGGTTGAGTTGGTATCTAGTAACCCCATGGGGTTGTCACCCTCATACCCCCCCTGTAGCCCCCAAATAGCTAGTACTGCTACTCCCTCAATTGGTTGCTGTGTTTCTGCATCCTTCACCACTCCTGTAACTGGTGCAGCTGAGTAAATTGCACAACCATGGAGAAATACTACAGCAAGCAAAGTAAATATTTTATAGTCCTTCAATTTTCCATCCTCCGTCTTCCATGAGAAAATAAACATACTGTTTCTGTATGTTTCCATCCGTCCGCCTATATTCAACTAATCCAATGGCATACTCAGGCGTAGTAGATACGAAATTAATAGAGATAATTTTTTTATTTAATTCCTCTAGACTATCTTTAATATCGTTGAAAGCCTTTTGATAGGTAGGTTTTGAGTTAACAGTAAATAGTTCTGCTAAAGCGACAGTATCACCTGATTTTAGGTGCTTTCTAAAGCCTGCCCATACCGCACTAACTGCATTTTCAGCTTCTGGTTTTGCAAAAACACCATGTTTGTCCGAGTATAGAACTGTGTTTATTGCACCATCTTTATAGACAATAATGTCGTCATATCCATCACTGTTGAGGTCGTCTATCTCAAGGGTTACATCACTGATTGCTATATAATCCGTGATATTTTGAATATTGCTTGCTTTATATCCATCTTTATAGTCCTTAATAGCATACAGAAGTTGTCTACCACCCTTATAGAGTAAAACAATATCTCTCTCACCATTCTTATTAAAGTCACCACTATAAAGGCTTACAGCATTGGTGGACAATTTGTATCCAGCGGCAATAAGTCTAGATTCATCAACCCTTTCCTGACTTTTTAGTTCTGTTAAACAAACTGAGCCATGACAGGTTTTTGGTAAGTTATCTTTTATTGAGCGGCTACTACTAGGATAAATTTCTACATCTTTATTACCTCCAGTCATGATGGGAGTTATGATATCCCCATGTATAAAAATAATTTTATTCGTGCTTTTTAAATATATATTTTCACCATTTATATAGACTTTACTGCCGTGAAGTAATGATTTACCATGGGCTTCTGCATGACTAGTAGTAGACAATAACAGGGTGAAAATTACACTAAAATATAAAAATCTAGGCATAATACTTAAATATTCTTTTAAATTATTTTTTTTGCTAAAATAAATAATTATTTTGTTAAAAACATAAGTGCATGTAATTGTGAGCAGTCTTGTACATCAGGACCACTATAAACCGCTACATCATAGTCAGCAGCATAAGCTGTTAATGCCATTGAAAAAGCCCTGTTAAAGCTTCCTTTATCAGGGTAATTGCTTTCTGACATGCTATAGACTTCCAGAAAAGTAAGTTGGCAATAAATAAGTTAGAGCTTATTACAGAAATATTATAATATGCCCTCAGCAAGAAGAATATAAGACACATAAAGTTTGCGGCTTTATGTGCATGGGGGGAACAAAATGGATTTTTTACTTAAACTCACTAACGCACAAAAAAAATTGTTCGATAGCGAGCTGAAAAAGTCAGAGAAAAAAGGCAAGTTTAATGAAATAAAGCGAATACTAGCCTTATTTTCACTGGCAGATGGCCATTGTAAAGAGATAGTGCCTGACAGAAAAGTAGTCTAGTTTGCCAGTTGAAGGGGCAACTATTTTGGTCTTATAAGTTAATATTACTCATTTATGACTGTTTTTGACTTGGGTATATAAAATAAGGTTGTTTTTTGATCAAGCTTCTTTAGAATCGTCTTTTCACAGACAGCCAAACCTAGCCAGTTAGGCAAAGGCTCACTGGAAAATTATTTTAAATCTCAGTTAAGGACTATTAAGCTGCTTTTTTACGTATTCTTTTGGCTTGACGGTATTGCTCCTCTTTTTCTTGTTTATACAATAAGGCACCTAACTTTTGGATATTTCGTGCTAATACAGCAAATGAAACGTAACGCCTGAAGCCATTAATACCGCTATCTGGACATCGGTCAAGGCCATGTACTTCAAGCGCATTAATAGCAGACTCAACCGCTGAGTGCTGCTTTCTTGCTTTTTTGAAAGCCTCATCGTTTTCACGT
Protein-coding regions in this window:
- a CDS encoding DUF5992 family protein is translated as MKIFQLFFIMLSVNIAIADPLVTNAKITGIGNTPDGTESFFVTTSGGTGPCATGVIVFPESISSQSKFNRAYSTALTAYTTGNERVNIETLTAGETNCRMASFIYLR